One genomic window of uncultured Erythrobacter sp. includes the following:
- the rsmA gene encoding 16S rRNA (adenine(1518)-N(6)/adenine(1519)-N(6))-dimethyltransferase RsmA, with the protein MTELPPLRDVIARHGLSASKALGQNFLLDEQLLDRIVALPGDLAGKAVLEVGPGPGGLTRALLRAGARVTAIEMDRRCLPALEELGEAFPGRLSVIEGDAMKIDHGELMNGEPFHILSNLPYNVGTALLVKWLSGEKWPPQWQSLTLMFQREVAERIVAKANSGAYGRLAVLAQWRAEAKLAMKVHRSAFTPPPKVMSAIVHVTPDEAPNGVAARTLERLTEAAFGQRRKMLRQSLKGVPEALDALKSLGIDETRRAETVSVAEFVQLARALAKP; encoded by the coding sequence ATGACTGAGCTTCCACCTCTGCGGGATGTTATCGCCCGCCACGGCCTCAGCGCGTCCAAGGCACTCGGCCAGAACTTCCTGCTCGACGAGCAATTGCTTGACCGCATCGTTGCGCTTCCGGGTGATCTTGCGGGCAAAGCCGTGCTGGAAGTCGGACCCGGTCCCGGCGGGCTAACCCGCGCGCTTTTGCGAGCGGGCGCTCGGGTCACGGCCATCGAAATGGATCGCCGCTGCCTGCCAGCGCTCGAGGAACTGGGCGAAGCGTTTCCCGGTCGGCTTTCGGTGATCGAAGGCGATGCGATGAAGATCGACCACGGAGAACTGATGAACGGCGAGCCGTTCCACATCCTCTCCAACCTGCCCTACAACGTTGGCACCGCGTTATTAGTGAAGTGGCTGAGCGGCGAAAAATGGCCGCCGCAATGGCAATCCCTTACGCTGATGTTCCAGCGCGAAGTGGCGGAGCGGATTGTCGCCAAAGCAAACTCCGGCGCTTACGGGCGGCTTGCGGTGCTTGCCCAATGGCGGGCCGAGGCGAAGCTTGCGATGAAAGTGCACCGCAGCGCCTTCACCCCGCCGCCTAAAGTGATGAGCGCAATCGTGCATGTTACTCCGGATGAAGCGCCTAATGGTGTGGCGGCGAGGACGCTTGAGCGCTTGACGGAAGCCGCGTTCGGTCAGCGGCGGAAGATGCTGCGCCAAAGCCTAAAGGGGGTGCCGGAAGCTCTGGATGCCCTGAAATCGCTCGGCATCGATGAAACCCGACGCGCCGAAACGGTGAGCGTGGCGGAATTCGTCCAGCTCGCCCGAGCGCTAGCCAAACCTTAA
- the pdxA gene encoding 4-hydroxythreonine-4-phosphate dehydrogenase PdxA, which translates to MSSHAPSDFPLAVSLGDPAGIGPEIICASYDRLKGDRTTRPFFVVGGMEVLRAAADTRGIDCPLVPIAEAHEAEFAFHAGLPVLAGLDAPYTPGEPSAAGAQLALTSLQWATRLVLAGEVSGMVTAPVAKAQLASVGFDYPGQTECLAGACGLTVHDAVMMLAGPSLRTVPLTVHVALAEVPGKLSQDLIIHKARITAAALRGDFGVESPRLAIAGLNPHASEGGQFGDEEARIIEPAIAALKAEGIDVVGPVPGDALFTPRARETYDVALCMYHDQALIPLKALEFAEGVNVTLGLPIIRTSPDHGTAFDIAGKNIADPGAMLAAIRMASEMATARAATGPND; encoded by the coding sequence TTGAGCAGCCACGCCCCGTCCGATTTCCCGCTCGCAGTCAGTTTGGGCGATCCGGCGGGGATCGGGCCAGAGATTATTTGCGCCAGCTATGACCGCCTGAAGGGCGATCGGACCACGCGGCCTTTCTTCGTAGTTGGCGGCATGGAAGTGTTGCGCGCCGCTGCAGACACGCGCGGGATCGACTGTCCGCTTGTTCCGATTGCCGAGGCACATGAGGCCGAATTCGCCTTTCACGCGGGCCTTCCGGTCCTCGCAGGCCTCGATGCGCCTTACACCCCGGGCGAGCCGAGCGCCGCTGGAGCGCAGCTTGCACTGACTTCACTGCAATGGGCGACCAGGCTTGTGCTTGCTGGCGAGGTTTCCGGCATGGTGACCGCACCGGTGGCCAAGGCGCAGCTTGCTTCGGTTGGTTTCGACTACCCCGGACAGACGGAGTGTCTCGCGGGTGCATGCGGTCTCACAGTGCATGATGCGGTGATGATGCTTGCCGGGCCTTCTTTGCGCACGGTCCCGCTAACTGTCCATGTCGCGCTCGCCGAAGTTCCGGGCAAGCTCTCGCAAGACTTGATCATTCACAAGGCTCGCATCACCGCCGCCGCATTGCGCGGCGACTTTGGTGTTGAAAGCCCGCGACTGGCCATCGCTGGCCTCAACCCCCATGCCAGCGAAGGCGGCCAGTTCGGTGACGAAGAAGCACGGATCATCGAACCAGCAATTGCGGCACTGAAAGCAGAAGGCATCGACGTAGTTGGGCCAGTCCCCGGCGACGCGCTGTTCACCCCCCGCGCCCGCGAAACCTACGACGTAGCGCTTTGCATGTATCACGATCAGGCGCTGATCCCGCTGAAAGCGCTCGAATTCGCCGAAGGCGTGAATGTCACACTCGGCCTCCCGATCATCCGCACTTCGCCCGATCACGGGACCGCGTTCGACATTGCGGGAAAGAACATCGCCGATCCCGGTGCGATGCTGGCCGCCATCCGGATGGCGAGCGAGATGGCCACCGCGCGCGCGGCGACAGGTCCAAATGACTGA
- a CDS encoding bacteriocin class II family protein, whose protein sequence is MTQRQMDPNTEQAIRALESSAINFAYQFINISSVRSRYIQEAQKISESLRNAYRSGEMSARAAAESAHGMRNKLLDVQRARSASLGRALARNLKANGLALDDLLERLSRRLYDGKTFSQLDNAQQTRVYLEVVESAGRPRASATRFAARAGAAGRALFLIGIGIAVYNIANAEDPAWQTGREVSNIAGGLGGSIAAGALAGVWLGPVGVAVGAFVGGVAGALLADQAYVAAVGPSDQQAGAFIDRFTSFWSTDEVGLARAMYREIGIDLDRVHAIFLALDESYTSDVDEIALLYSQRVLRGGGNVLQALRLNSDLRNTLIRVMDEGWTTSEERQMMARLRALR, encoded by the coding sequence GTGACTCAGAGACAGATGGATCCCAATACGGAACAGGCGATCCGTGCGCTCGAAAGCTCAGCCATCAATTTCGCGTACCAGTTCATCAACATCTCATCGGTCCGCTCACGATACATCCAGGAAGCGCAGAAGATCAGCGAATCTCTACGCAACGCCTACCGGAGTGGAGAAATGTCGGCGCGTGCAGCTGCTGAATCCGCACATGGCATGCGCAACAAGCTTCTGGATGTGCAGCGCGCGCGTTCCGCTTCGCTCGGGAGAGCGCTTGCGAGAAATCTCAAGGCCAATGGCTTGGCATTGGATGACTTGCTGGAGCGTCTGTCGCGGCGATTGTACGACGGGAAGACGTTCTCTCAGCTCGACAACGCGCAGCAGACGCGGGTCTATCTCGAAGTGGTCGAATCCGCCGGGCGACCGCGGGCAAGTGCGACCCGGTTCGCGGCGAGGGCCGGGGCGGCAGGACGAGCGTTGTTCCTGATCGGGATCGGCATTGCGGTCTACAACATCGCCAATGCAGAAGACCCCGCGTGGCAAACCGGCCGCGAGGTGTCGAACATTGCCGGCGGCCTGGGTGGCAGTATCGCAGCGGGCGCGCTAGCGGGTGTCTGGCTGGGCCCGGTAGGTGTTGCCGTCGGCGCATTTGTCGGCGGTGTGGCCGGAGCATTGCTCGCCGACCAGGCCTATGTCGCGGCGGTTGGCCCGTCGGACCAGCAGGCTGGAGCATTCATCGATCGGTTCACAAGCTTCTGGAGTACCGACGAGGTGGGGCTGGCGCGCGCGATGTACCGGGAGATCGGAATCGACCTCGACCGGGTGCACGCAATCTTCCTCGCCCTCGATGAAAGCTACACCAGCGATGTCGACGAGATTGCGCTGCTCTATTCGCAGCGTGTGTTGCGGGGCGGCGGCAACGTATTGCAGGCCCTGCGGCTGAACAGCGACCTGCGAAATACGCTAATCCGAGTGATGGACGAAGGGTGGACCACAAGCGAAGAACGCCAGATGATGGCGCGGCTGCGTGCGCTCCGATGA
- a CDS encoding hydrolase, whose amino-acid sequence MKSETLDRFDATAMLDQVQSWCAINTGTGHLEGLEKQAVALADAFSALPGEVEMVDPAPVTGIAADGSEFEKANGQHLVLRVRPTANRRILLTGHMDTVFPKDHPFQQQTWLEDDVLNGPGVADMKGGIAVILHSLLAFEETASAGSLGYDVLINSDEETGSLASSDLIAEMAQGKLAALTYEPAALPDGTLAHARGGTGNYSITLKGKSAHAGRNPHEGRNALVAAADLILRLKAMEREDITVNPAKLEGGGPNNVVPDHVVLRFNIRPKSTEAMEGFDNSLNALLRSIESDHEITAHRHGGVTRPPKPVDDRAQKLFDLVRECGAELGQQINWKSTGGVCDGNNIAACGVPVVDTMGVRGGSIHSADEFLIVSSLAERAALSARVIERLSQGALT is encoded by the coding sequence ATGAAATCCGAAACTCTCGACAGGTTTGACGCTACTGCGATGCTGGATCAGGTCCAGTCATGGTGCGCGATCAACACCGGTACCGGCCATCTGGAAGGTCTGGAAAAACAGGCCGTCGCGCTTGCCGATGCGTTTTCCGCTCTGCCGGGAGAGGTCGAGATGGTCGATCCGGCCCCCGTGACGGGAATCGCCGCCGATGGCAGCGAGTTCGAGAAAGCCAATGGCCAGCACCTCGTCTTGCGTGTCCGCCCGACCGCCAATCGCCGCATCCTGCTGACCGGGCATATGGACACGGTGTTTCCCAAGGATCACCCGTTCCAGCAGCAGACTTGGCTGGAAGACGATGTGCTGAACGGCCCCGGCGTCGCCGACATGAAAGGCGGCATCGCGGTGATCCTGCATTCGCTATTGGCGTTTGAGGAGACCGCTTCCGCCGGATCGCTCGGCTACGATGTGCTGATCAATTCCGATGAAGAAACCGGCTCGCTCGCCAGCTCCGATCTGATCGCAGAAATGGCGCAGGGTAAACTGGCAGCGCTTACTTACGAGCCAGCTGCCCTGCCCGACGGCACCTTGGCCCATGCTCGCGGAGGCACTGGGAACTATTCGATCACGCTCAAAGGCAAATCCGCGCATGCCGGGCGCAATCCACATGAGGGTCGCAACGCGCTTGTCGCCGCCGCCGATCTGATCCTGCGCCTCAAAGCGATGGAGCGGGAAGACATCACCGTGAACCCGGCCAAGCTCGAAGGCGGAGGGCCAAACAACGTGGTCCCTGATCACGTAGTGTTGCGCTTCAACATCCGCCCGAAGAGCACCGAAGCGATGGAAGGTTTTGATAACAGTCTCAATGCTTTGCTGCGCAGCATTGAAAGCGACCACGAGATCACTGCCCATCGCCATGGCGGCGTCACTCGTCCACCCAAACCTGTTGATGATCGCGCGCAGAAACTGTTCGATCTCGTACGTGAATGCGGCGCGGAACTGGGGCAGCAGATCAACTGGAAATCGACCGGCGGCGTATGTGACGGCAACAATATCGCTGCCTGCGGGGTGCCGGTGGTCGACACAATGGGCGTGCGCGGAGGCTCTATCCATTCCGCCGATGAGTTCCTGATTGTATCCAGCCTTGCAGAGCGCGCGGCTTTGTCTGCGCGCGTTATCGAACGTCTTTCTCAGGGGGCACTGACTTGA
- a CDS encoding LPS assembly protein LptD — protein sequence MSGGSKVAVLLVTAANVRASSQLASARAALAAALVAAPMVLAAPAAAQSETPSEEEIEAIERAMEQEGSGNPTGLLDTPPEPITLDEALLESSGERIDFEADQLAYDNVADVITARGNVVLRSDDRSVVADEVVWDRKSGMIFANGNVRFVDERGNQLFTDSIELTDKFEAGAMEELLVALRAGGRLAARSGERGEDGTVILTDAAYTACAVTGEDDCAKDPSWRITADRVTYDPEENRVQFDGAMLELFGARILPLPGLALRTDGRAESGFLVPNIRVSNVNGVEVSSEYYWRLADNKDLTLGAFVFSEVAPMVSAEWRHLTEKGAYQITGYATSSSRVADFTGVPTTESDPRGYLFANGKFQLTPEWSLTGSIRAASDRTFLRRYDLSRDDRLRSTINLERIDDKSYLSLAGWATQTLRINAEQGQIPVALPAFDYRRLIDDPVLGGEIQLQANTLSLIRTEGQDTQRAFAGATWNLSTLTNFGQVVTLTALVRGDVYNTNDTLSTVTEIYRGNEGFTARGIATAAVDVEWPFVGEAFGGTQIFTPRVQLVASPKIRNLAVPNEDARAIDLEDSNLFALNRFPGYDRVEDGVRVTWGVDWELNKPSWRVKANVGQSYRLEAQGDEFPDGTGLSGRVSDFVGRAEVRYRDFLKFTHRFRLDKDNLAIRRNEIDATIGSRRTYMEVGYLRLNRDITTVEDLQDREEFRAAGRVAVTNNWSVFGSGVFNLTGADEDPTFSPDGFEPIRTRLGVAYQDDCIEFGLTWRRDFITAGDAERGNTFQLFFALRNLGFR from the coding sequence ATGTCGGGAGGTTCAAAGGTAGCTGTTTTACTGGTTACCGCTGCAAATGTGCGCGCATCATCGCAGCTGGCCTCCGCTCGGGCGGCGCTGGCCGCTGCGCTTGTGGCTGCGCCAATGGTTTTGGCAGCTCCCGCTGCAGCCCAGTCCGAAACGCCGAGCGAAGAAGAAATCGAGGCTATCGAGCGGGCAATGGAGCAAGAGGGCTCCGGCAATCCGACCGGCTTGTTAGATACGCCGCCCGAACCGATCACGCTGGATGAGGCGCTGTTAGAAAGTTCCGGCGAGCGGATCGACTTCGAAGCCGATCAGCTCGCTTACGACAACGTGGCTGACGTCATAACAGCACGCGGCAATGTTGTTCTGCGCAGCGATGATCGCTCGGTCGTCGCAGATGAAGTGGTGTGGGACCGCAAAAGCGGCATGATCTTCGCAAATGGCAATGTCCGCTTCGTCGATGAGCGCGGCAATCAACTTTTCACCGATTCGATAGAACTCACCGACAAGTTCGAAGCAGGCGCAATGGAGGAATTGCTCGTCGCGCTGCGTGCAGGCGGACGATTGGCGGCACGATCTGGCGAGCGCGGTGAAGATGGCACAGTCATCTTGACAGATGCCGCCTACACCGCCTGCGCTGTCACAGGCGAAGATGACTGCGCCAAAGATCCGAGCTGGCGGATCACCGCCGACCGGGTCACCTATGACCCCGAAGAAAACCGGGTGCAGTTCGACGGCGCGATGCTGGAACTGTTCGGCGCGCGTATCCTGCCTCTGCCCGGCCTCGCCTTGCGCACCGACGGGAGAGCCGAGTCCGGCTTCCTTGTACCGAACATCCGGGTCTCCAACGTCAACGGTGTCGAAGTTTCGAGCGAATATTACTGGCGCCTGGCCGATAACAAGGATCTGACGCTGGGTGCCTTTGTCTTCTCCGAAGTGGCTCCGATGGTCTCCGCCGAGTGGCGTCACCTGACGGAGAAAGGAGCGTACCAGATCACAGGATACGCCACTTCCAGCAGCCGCGTCGCCGATTTCACCGGTGTCCCGACCACCGAGAGCGATCCGCGCGGGTATCTGTTCGCCAACGGGAAGTTCCAACTGACGCCCGAATGGAGCCTGACCGGATCAATCCGCGCTGCCAGCGACCGGACCTTCCTGCGGCGCTACGATCTCAGCCGCGATGACCGTTTGCGCTCGACCATCAATCTGGAGCGGATCGACGACAAATCGTACCTGTCACTCGCCGGATGGGCTACGCAGACGCTGCGGATCAATGCCGAGCAGGGTCAGATCCCGGTCGCACTGCCCGCTTTCGATTACCGGCGCCTGATAGACGACCCGGTTTTGGGCGGTGAGATCCAATTGCAGGCGAACACGCTCAGTCTGATCCGCACCGAGGGGCAGGATACCCAACGCGCTTTTGCCGGGGCGACATGGAACCTCAGCACTCTGACCAATTTCGGTCAGGTCGTGACCCTGACCGCCCTCGTGCGCGGCGATGTCTACAACACCAACGATACGCTTTCGACGGTGACCGAAATCTATCGCGGCAATGAAGGCTTCACCGCTCGCGGCATCGCGACGGCTGCGGTCGACGTAGAATGGCCATTCGTTGGTGAAGCCTTTGGCGGGACGCAGATATTCACGCCGCGGGTGCAACTGGTTGCCAGCCCCAAGATCCGCAATCTCGCCGTGCCCAACGAAGACGCGCGCGCCATCGACCTGGAGGATTCCAATCTGTTCGCGCTTAACCGCTTCCCCGGATACGACCGGGTCGAAGACGGAGTGCGGGTGACGTGGGGGGTCGACTGGGAACTCAACAAACCGAGCTGGCGTGTGAAGGCCAATGTCGGCCAATCCTACCGGCTTGAAGCGCAGGGCGACGAGTTTCCGGACGGCACCGGACTATCCGGACGGGTATCTGACTTCGTTGGTCGCGCGGAGGTGCGCTATCGCGATTTCCTGAAATTCACGCACCGATTCAGGCTCGACAAAGACAATCTCGCCATCCGCCGCAATGAAATCGACGCCACTATCGGATCACGCCGCACCTATATGGAAGTCGGTTACCTGCGCCTCAACCGCGACATCACCACCGTTGAGGATTTGCAGGACCGCGAGGAATTTCGCGCCGCTGGGCGGGTCGCCGTTACCAACAATTGGTCGGTGTTCGGGTCCGGCGTGTTCAACCTGACCGGTGCCGATGAAGACCCAACCTTTTCCCCGGACGGATTCGAACCGATCCGCACCCGGCTTGGCGTCGCCTACCAGGACGACTGCATCGAATTCGGCCTGACATGGCGGCGTGACTTTATCACCGCAGGTGACGCCGAGCGCGGAAACACCTTCCAGCTTTTCTTTGCGCTACGGAACCTCGGGTTCCGGTAG
- a CDS encoding peptidylprolyl isomerase: MAGLFGLASAPAAAQTTAVPTADNPFGLPESINILGPENPNERSATAVVNGFVITGTDVNQRVALVTSASNAEVTEEELNRLRVQVLRNLIDETLKIQAAEALEMPVTRAEINQTYNQLAAQNFGQEPEKMDEYLVSVGSSANALKRQIEGEIAWENLLRRNITPFVNVAAEEVNDVLARLEESRGTEEYRLGEIYLSATRENRESVLQNAERIMEQLRGGGSFVAYARQFSEATTAVVGGDLGFVRLGQLPPALATAARNLQPGQLVGPIEIPGGFSILYLIDKRQVLMADPRDAVLSLKQISISFDPGMEQAAAEAKVNEFGTFVQNLRGCADAEAAGARIGASVVSNDQIRARSLPEQLQGIILNLQIGQTTPAFGSVEEGVRVLMLCGREEPEQAGGPTFATVEQQIEQDRITKRAQRYLRDLRNDAYIEYN, translated from the coding sequence ATGGCGGGTCTGTTTGGCCTCGCCTCAGCACCTGCCGCTGCACAAACCACTGCTGTTCCGACTGCGGACAATCCGTTTGGACTGCCGGAAAGCATCAACATTCTCGGGCCCGAAAACCCGAACGAACGTTCCGCAACCGCTGTCGTGAACGGGTTTGTCATCACCGGTACTGACGTCAATCAACGCGTGGCACTAGTCACGTCGGCGTCAAATGCAGAAGTGACAGAAGAAGAGCTGAACCGGCTTCGCGTGCAAGTGCTGCGCAACCTGATCGATGAAACCCTCAAAATTCAGGCCGCCGAGGCGCTGGAAATGCCGGTGACGCGCGCCGAAATCAATCAGACCTACAATCAACTCGCAGCGCAGAATTTTGGTCAAGAACCCGAAAAGATGGACGAGTATCTCGTTTCGGTCGGGTCTTCGGCAAACGCGCTCAAGCGCCAGATCGAAGGCGAAATCGCCTGGGAAAACCTGCTTCGCCGCAACATCACGCCATTCGTCAATGTCGCGGCAGAGGAAGTGAACGACGTGCTCGCCCGGCTCGAGGAATCACGTGGGACGGAAGAGTATCGGCTCGGCGAGATCTATCTTTCGGCAACCCGTGAAAACCGCGAAAGCGTGCTTCAGAATGCCGAGCGGATTATGGAGCAATTGCGCGGCGGCGGCAGTTTCGTCGCCTATGCACGGCAGTTCTCCGAAGCGACCACTGCTGTTGTCGGCGGCGATCTCGGCTTCGTGCGCCTCGGGCAATTGCCCCCGGCCCTCGCCACCGCAGCGCGCAATCTGCAGCCCGGACAGCTTGTCGGACCGATCGAGATTCCGGGCGGATTCTCGATCCTTTACCTGATCGACAAGCGCCAGGTTCTGATGGCCGACCCGCGAGACGCAGTGCTCAGCCTGAAACAGATCTCGATCAGTTTCGATCCGGGCATGGAACAGGCTGCAGCTGAAGCGAAGGTCAACGAATTCGGCACTTTCGTGCAGAACCTGCGCGGCTGTGCGGATGCAGAGGCAGCAGGTGCCCGGATCGGCGCATCGGTCGTTTCGAATGACCAGATCCGCGCACGCTCGCTCCCAGAGCAATTGCAAGGGATCATACTCAACCTGCAAATCGGTCAGACCACTCCGGCTTTCGGTTCTGTCGAAGAAGGCGTCCGGGTCCTGATGCTCTGCGGACGTGAGGAGCCCGAGCAGGCGGGCGGTCCGACCTTCGCAACTGTAGAACAGCAGATTGAGCAAGACCGTATCACCAAGCGCGCTCAGCGTTATCTGCGCGATCTGCGCAACGACGCATATATCGAATACAATTGA
- a CDS encoding SRPBCC family protein: MGSEVEIDRSVEEVYALIDWADPRNAKRATGNEVREVPGKPGQFEMVMPFMDDVVFEFLVTEAVPHRKYAFGCVIKPSMGNLAYNHETYELEPLGDDKCRLTLTCETTFFDGLRMGEFTQEVATMAASVQSSLQKFKLQAEHGAEVAKAVEENTLL; this comes from the coding sequence ATGGGTTCGGAGGTCGAAATCGACCGCTCGGTCGAGGAAGTCTACGCCCTGATCGACTGGGCTGATCCGCGCAATGCCAAGCGCGCCACAGGCAACGAGGTCCGCGAAGTGCCCGGCAAGCCCGGCCAGTTCGAAATGGTCATGCCGTTCATGGACGATGTTGTGTTCGAATTCCTCGTGACCGAGGCCGTGCCCCATCGCAAGTACGCCTTTGGCTGCGTGATCAAGCCGTCGATGGGCAATCTGGCATACAATCACGAGACCTACGAACTCGAGCCGCTGGGCGACGACAAGTGCCGCCTGACACTCACATGCGAGACGACTTTCTTCGACGGGCTTCGAATGGGCGAGTTCACTCAGGAAGTCGCGACCATGGCCGCATCGGTGCAAAGCTCGCTGCAGAAGTTCAAACTGCAGGCAGAACACGGCGCGGAAGTGGCCAAGGCAGTCGAAGAAAACACGCTGCTGTAA
- a CDS encoding malate synthase G, with amino-acid sequence MTMHVDRAGLHIDERLATFLETEVLAPLGRDVGSFWQGFAALLAHFAPRNAALLAKREDLQAQIDVWHVERRGQPHNAAEYEAFLREIGYLVPEPGDFQIGTQNVDPEIATMAGPQLVVPILNARFLLNAANARWGSLYDAFYGTDALDAPSAKPGGYDKARGDAVIARGREFLDQALPLVDQSWADLKDENDGTLQDESQWVGFTENGLLFRNNGLHIEVVFDRSTPVGADDKAGIADIVIESALTTIADCEDSVAAVDAEDKLLAYTNWLGVIRGDLEESFEKGGKTLTRKLAGDKSYKDGSGAEHQLSGRSLMFVRNVGHLMTNPAIRLPDGREIPEGIMDAVFTSAISALDVEGHAKYGNSKNGSIYIVKPKMHGPEECAFTNDLFDAVEDLLGLNRHTIKVGVMDEERRTSANLGACIHAVKDRIVFINTGFLDRTGDEIHTSMQAGPMMRKGAMKGSPWLQAYEARNVAIGLKHGLSGKAQIGKGMWAAPDLMGRMMVEKIGHLRAGANTAWVPSPTAATLHALHYHHENVFDIQKGLPEPADLDALLTIPLAENTNWPEDELRDELDNNAQGLLGYVVRWVDAGVGCSKVPDINDVGLMEDRATLRISSQHIANWLHHGVVSEEMVMESLTRMAAKVDAQNAGDPSYVPLIGNEDGAAFSAAKDLIFKGVEQPSGYTEPLLHQWRQVKKAG; translated from the coding sequence ATGACCATGCATGTTGATCGCGCCGGGCTGCACATTGATGAGCGGCTGGCGACTTTCCTTGAAACTGAAGTGCTCGCTCCGCTTGGCCGAGATGTTGGCAGCTTCTGGCAGGGTTTTGCGGCGCTGCTGGCCCATTTCGCCCCCCGTAATGCCGCACTGCTCGCCAAGCGTGAAGACCTACAGGCGCAGATCGATGTCTGGCATGTAGAGCGCCGTGGGCAGCCGCACAATGCGGCCGAATACGAGGCGTTCCTGCGCGAAATCGGTTATCTCGTCCCGGAACCGGGCGACTTCCAGATCGGCACCCAGAACGTCGATCCCGAAATTGCCACCATGGCCGGGCCTCAGTTGGTGGTGCCGATCCTCAACGCACGGTTCCTGCTCAACGCCGCCAATGCGCGCTGGGGCAGCCTGTACGACGCATTTTACGGCACCGATGCGCTCGATGCACCGTCAGCTAAACCGGGCGGATACGACAAGGCGCGCGGGGACGCCGTGATCGCGCGAGGACGCGAATTTCTGGACCAGGCGCTACCGCTGGTGGACCAGAGCTGGGCCGACCTCAAAGACGAAAACGATGGCACACTTCAGGATGAAAGCCAGTGGGTGGGCTTCACCGAGAATGGGCTGCTGTTCCGAAACAACGGATTGCACATAGAGGTGGTGTTCGACCGGTCGACGCCAGTGGGAGCCGACGACAAGGCTGGCATTGCCGATATTGTTATCGAGAGCGCTCTGACAACAATCGCTGACTGCGAAGACTCCGTTGCGGCGGTCGATGCCGAGGACAAGCTGCTCGCTTACACCAACTGGCTTGGTGTGATCCGCGGCGATTTGGAAGAGAGCTTCGAGAAAGGCGGCAAGACACTTACCCGCAAGCTGGCTGGCGACAAGTCCTACAAGGATGGCTCAGGCGCCGAGCATCAGCTGTCAGGCCGCAGCCTGATGTTCGTGCGCAATGTCGGTCATCTGATGACCAATCCGGCGATCCGGCTCCCCGATGGCAGAGAGATACCAGAAGGTATCATGGATGCGGTCTTTACCAGCGCGATCAGCGCGCTCGATGTCGAGGGTCACGCGAAATACGGCAATTCCAAGAACGGTTCCATCTACATCGTGAAGCCCAAGATGCACGGGCCGGAAGAATGCGCCTTCACCAACGATCTGTTCGATGCGGTCGAGGATTTGCTTGGCCTGAACCGTCACACGATCAAGGTTGGCGTCATGGACGAAGAGCGCCGCACTAGCGCGAATCTCGGCGCGTGCATCCACGCTGTGAAAGACCGGATTGTGTTCATCAACACCGGATTTCTTGATCGCACTGGGGATGAAATCCACACCTCGATGCAAGCCGGGCCGATGATGCGCAAGGGCGCGATGAAGGGGTCGCCTTGGCTCCAAGCTTACGAAGCGCGCAACGTCGCCATTGGTCTTAAGCACGGCCTCTCAGGCAAGGCGCAGATCGGCAAGGGCATGTGGGCCGCACCCGATCTGATGGGGCGGATGATGGTCGAAAAGATCGGTCACCTGCGCGCCGGAGCCAACACAGCATGGGTGCCGTCGCCGACAGCAGCGACATTGCACGCGCTCCACTATCACCATGAGAACGTTTTCGATATTCAGAAGGGGCTCCCCGAACCGGCAGACCTCGATGCACTGCTCACCATCCCGCTGGCCGAGAACACCAATTGGCCAGAAGACGAATTGCGCGATGAACTCGATAACAACGCGCAAGGCTTGCTTGGCTATGTCGTGCGCTGGGTGGATGCCGGGGTAGGCTGCTCCAAGGTGCCCGACATCAATGACGTTGGCCTCATGGAAGACCGCGCGACTCTGCGCATATCCTCACAACATATCGCCAACTGGCTGCATCACGGCGTCGTGAGCGAGGAGATGGTCATGGAATCGCTCACCCGCATGGCGGCGAAGGTCGACGCGCAGAACGCTGGCGATCCGAGCTACGTTCCGCTGATCGGCAACGAGGATGGCGCAGCCTTCAGCGCGGCGAAAGACCTGATCTTCAAGGGTGTAGAGCAGCCCAGCGGCTATACTGAGCCGCTGTTGCACCAATGGCGGCAGGTGAAGAAAGCGGGTTAG